Proteins from a genomic interval of Ignavibacteriales bacterium:
- a CDS encoding outer membrane beta-barrel protein produces the protein MKNAVILSLIASLACSLGFAQQARLSAAVVDFVSRAPLVSANVSLMNAADTATKRYTSTNAEGKFYFANLTAGSYQLRVWYVGYRDLTRKVTIAGTGVEMGMLTLTQTSILMGEYVVKGEAPPVVQVGDTVQFNSKAFKLNLDATAEDLLTKLPGVTVENNTVTAQGENVGQVFVDGKRFFGDDPMLAIRNLPAEIIDKIQVYDKMSDQSELTGFNDGQTTKTINIITRPDRRRGQFGRLVAAYGDEGKYQAAANTNVFQGTRRITLLGQSNNINQQNFTAQDFLGAMGGGPGGGFGGGGGGGMMGGGGRGGAGAGGQRPGGSGGAGGGRAGGGGGGGQVGQMNNNFSIGQQNGINTTHALGGQYTDTWGAGLNVEGNYFFNLTDNKNDQLTDRQYFLTADTSQYYRQTNLSDARNNNHRLNMRIEYTIDASNEVIINPRLNVQSNNSVSNFDGLNWLQGAAPLSKSASLNTSDVNGYTSSNSIVYRHKFDTRGRSISLQATANLNTRKSERYLKSDNVYFTGATRTADSLNQFADTRTNGQTFGSNITYTEPVGTSGLAQLNYSISRADNSTDKKSYNYDYRSNFYSSFDPTVSNQVQSGYLTHHADIGFQYRDSAFSATLGVGYQSASLTGDRTFPKSVTTDKAYRNILPNATVYFGITRTNNVQILYRTATSAPSISQLENTIDNSNPLLLTAGNSDLKQYYTHTLTARYITTNLQTMQSFFLLLSGSSTEDYIGNSLLLAQKDTTIEGGVVLKQGSQLSKPVNLGSQQNLRALVTYSIPISWIQCNVHLNSGVNYNETPSLINSATNTATTYTLSEGVGLSSNISTDLDFTLGYSANFNNVTNTIQASMDIRYFSHTANLRFNWTFWEGFTFRTDVRNQIYTRSETGFNQSYTLWNITIGKKFLQDNRGEISAQVFDVLSQNKNVRQTVTDTYIQEQQTKNLNRYFLLTFTYRLSNF, from the coding sequence TGTGGTATGTCGGTTACCGCGACTTGACAAGGAAAGTCACAATTGCCGGCACCGGCGTTGAGATGGGCATGCTGACGTTGACGCAAACCTCAATTCTGATGGGCGAGTATGTTGTGAAAGGGGAAGCTCCGCCTGTCGTCCAGGTCGGAGACACAGTCCAGTTCAATTCGAAGGCGTTCAAGCTGAACCTCGACGCGACGGCGGAAGATCTACTCACGAAATTGCCCGGGGTGACGGTCGAGAACAACACGGTAACAGCGCAGGGTGAAAACGTCGGACAGGTTTTCGTCGATGGAAAAAGATTCTTCGGGGACGACCCGATGCTTGCAATTCGAAACCTGCCGGCGGAAATAATCGACAAGATTCAGGTCTACGACAAGATGAGCGATCAGTCGGAGTTGACGGGATTCAACGACGGCCAGACGACGAAAACGATCAACATCATCACGCGCCCAGATAGGCGACGCGGACAGTTTGGAAGACTCGTCGCAGCCTACGGCGATGAAGGAAAATACCAGGCTGCGGCGAATACGAATGTATTTCAGGGGACGAGACGCATCACGCTGCTCGGGCAGAGCAACAACATCAATCAGCAGAACTTCACGGCCCAGGATTTTCTTGGCGCCATGGGGGGCGGTCCTGGCGGTGGATTCGGAGGAGGCGGGGGAGGCGGGATGATGGGAGGAGGGGGGCGTGGAGGAGCAGGTGCAGGCGGGCAACGACCAGGAGGTTCTGGAGGCGCGGGTGGGGGAAGAGCGGGGGGCGGAGGTGGCGGCGGACAAGTTGGACAAATGAACAACAATTTCTCCATTGGTCAGCAGAATGGTATCAATACAACGCATGCCCTGGGCGGACAGTACACAGACACATGGGGGGCTGGTTTGAACGTGGAGGGGAATTATTTCTTCAATTTGACGGACAACAAGAACGATCAGCTTACCGACCGTCAGTATTTCCTTACAGCCGACACCAGTCAGTACTACCGGCAGACAAATCTCAGCGACGCGAGGAACAACAACCATCGCCTGAACATGAGGATTGAATACACGATCGATGCTTCGAATGAAGTGATCATCAATCCCCGGCTCAATGTTCAGTCAAACAACTCCGTCAGTAATTTCGACGGACTGAATTGGCTGCAAGGGGCAGCTCCGCTAAGCAAGTCAGCGTCCCTCAATACCTCGGATGTCAATGGGTACACTTCATCCAACTCGATCGTCTACAGGCATAAATTTGATACGAGGGGCCGGTCCATTTCACTCCAGGCAACTGCGAACCTGAATACAAGAAAAAGCGAGCGCTATCTCAAGTCGGACAATGTGTATTTCACCGGGGCAACCCGCACGGCCGATTCGCTGAACCAGTTTGCGGACACACGGACAAACGGTCAGACCTTTGGTTCGAACATCACGTACACGGAACCTGTTGGAACCAGCGGACTCGCGCAGCTGAACTATTCCATCTCCCGTGCGGACAATTCGACCGACAAAAAGTCGTATAACTATGACTATCGCAGCAATTTCTACAGTTCCTTCGATCCCACGGTGAGCAACCAGGTCCAGAGCGGATATCTGACCCATCATGCAGACATCGGGTTTCAGTACAGAGACTCTGCCTTCAGCGCTACCCTCGGTGTTGGTTACCAAAGCGCATCGTTGACAGGCGACCGGACGTTTCCAAAGTCGGTCACGACGGACAAAGCATATCGCAATATCCTGCCGAACGCCACGGTCTACTTTGGAATCACACGGACGAACAATGTCCAGATTCTCTACCGGACGGCAACGAGCGCTCCGTCGATTAGCCAGTTGGAAAATACGATTGATAACTCCAACCCTCTTCTCCTCACGGCCGGCAATTCGGATTTAAAGCAATACTATACCCATACGCTTACCGCCCGGTATATCACCACAAACCTTCAGACCATGCAGAGCTTCTTCTTACTTCTTTCCGGATCTTCGACGGAGGACTATATTGGAAACTCGCTTCTCCTTGCTCAGAAAGATACAACGATCGAAGGAGGGGTTGTTCTCAAGCAGGGTTCACAGCTCTCGAAACCGGTGAATCTGGGGTCACAGCAAAACCTCCGCGCCCTCGTGACGTATAGCATCCCGATCAGCTGGATCCAATGCAACGTGCATCTGAACAGCGGCGTCAACTACAATGAGACTCCTTCACTCATCAACAGCGCGACGAATACGGCAACGACCTACACGCTGAGTGAAGGTGTGGGGCTCTCAAGCAATATCAGCACCGATCTCGATTTCACTCTCGGGTACAGTGCGAATTTCAACAACGTCACGAACACGATCCAGGCGAGCATGGATATCCGCTATTTTTCCCACACAGCGAACCTGAGATTCAACTGGACCTTCTGGGAAGGGTTTACCTTCCGTACCGATGTACGGAACCAGATATACACGCGATCAGAAACGGGCTTCAATCAAAGTTATACGTTGTGGAATATCACCATTGGCAAGAAATTCCTGCAAGACAACCGGGGTGAGATCTCGGCCCAGGTCTTCGACGTCCTGAGTCAAAACAAGAATGTGAGACAGACCGTCACGGACACGTACATTCAGGAACAGCAGACCAAAAACCTCAATCGCTATTTCCTCCTCACGTTCACATATCGCCTGAGCAACTTCTAG